CGTCATGAGTATTTCCTTTTGCAATGACCTTGCCCTCATCCAATATTATGAGCTCGTCACAGAACTGGAAGGCTTCGTCACGGTCATGAGTAACCATTATGGAAAACCCATCGAAATCCCTGAGCAAGTTAACAAGTTCAAGACGCAACTGTTCCTTTAAGAATGTATCCAAAGCGCTGAATGGCTCATCCAGCAATATAACGTCAGGACTGTAAGCCAATATACGGGCTAAAGCAACCCTCTGCTGTTGACCTCCAGACAATTGTCTGGGATATCTTTTTTCCAATCCGTCCAAACGAAAGCGTTTAATCATTTCAGATACGATTCCATAATCATCATCTTTAGATAAGCCGCAGGCAACATTTTCTTCAACTGTCATGTTGGGAAATAAAGCGTAATTTTGGAATAAGTAACCAACATTTCTTTTTTGAGGTTTCAAGTTAATTTTATTATCAGAATCAAAATAAACAGTTTCTTTACCGGTGTTCAAGCTCACAACACCTTTATCCGGATCCACAATGCCTGCAATGGATTTCAAGGTCATACTTTTACCGCAACCGGAAGGGCCCAGAATGCCTAAACGACCATTTTTCAATTCAAAATCAACGTCTAATTCGAATTCTTTAAGTTTCTTTTGAATATTCACTTTTAAAGATTTATTACTCATAATCTACCTCATTTCCATTGCTTTTCCCTACGTATAGAAACGAAATCCATAATGAAAATAGCTATAAACGATATTATAACAATTACAATCACATAATTGAAAGCGTCACCCATATTTCCTGCAGCCACTTCAGAGTAAACTGCCATAGGAAGCGTTCTTGTTTGTCCTGCAATGTTACCTGCAAGCATGGCCGTAGCACCGAATTCGCCCAAACCACGAGCATAAGCAAGGATTCCGCCGCTGATTATTCCCGGCAATGCGTTTGCAAATAATACTTTCCAGAAAATTTTCCACTCGGACATGCCTAAGGTACGTCCGGCATCCAGCAGGTTAGAATCCACCTGTTCAAATGCGCCCCTGGATGAACGATACATTAATGGAAAGGACATGACAACAGCCGCAATAACGGTTGCAGGCCATGAAAAGG
This portion of the Methanobrevibacter millerae genome encodes:
- a CDS encoding sulfate/molybdate ABC transporter ATP-binding protein, producing the protein MSNKSLKVNIQKKLKEFELDVDFELKNGRLGILGPSGCGKSMTLKSIAGIVDPDKGVVSLNTGKETVYFDSDNKINLKPQKRNVGYLFQNYALFPNMTVEENVACGLSKDDDYGIVSEMIKRFRLDGLEKRYPRQLSGGQQQRVALARILAYSPDVILLDEPFSALDTFLKEQLRLELVNLLRDFDGFSIMVTHDRDEAFQFCDELIILDEGKVIAKGNTHDVFENPIRVQVARLTGCKNISKVEIIDEYHLKSLDWGVTFEVSKEITPNITHMGIRAHDFAPAEKDDVNVICTENARKLEMPFEWEITLANGLWWKYDKPIHEHEFEIPQYLKVDPKNIILLEE
- the modB gene encoding molybdate ABC transporter permease subunit, encoding MAVDWSPVFISMKTASLSIFITFFLGLIVAWGLVKIKNDMIKIVLDGIFTLPIVLPPTVVGFFLLYIFGVRGPIGSFFLDFFAVKIAFSWPATVIAAVVMSFPLMYRSSRGAFEQVDSNLLDAGRTLGMSEWKIFWKVLFANALPGIISGGILAYARGLGEFGATAMLAGNIAGQTRTLPMAVYSEVAAGNMGDAFNYVIVIVIISFIAIFIMDFVSIRREKQWK